The following proteins come from a genomic window of Brevibacillus antibioticus:
- a CDS encoding chemotaxis protein CheA, producing the protein MDMNQYLDMFIEESKEHLQAINANLLLLESDPGNIGHVKEIFRSAHTLKGMSATMGFEDMASLTHEAENVLDLIRNQKLTITSDIMDAIFHSVDLIEGMVIDITEGGDGSADVSAIVKKLRAIVAGDFSAEQEVAAATMEVEAPEEESTPAEDHELDDYAMMVLKQSQELGNNVLWIKVTLNENCVLKAARSYMVFDQLESMGEVIKTKPAVEDIENERFEQSFEIAYVTEQSIEKVRSTILNISEIQDVTIETIQLKSEAPPAPVVKQAPAPAEKGAAEATQVPVKKPAAGGKTIRVDIERLDILMNLFSELVIDRGRLEQLAREIGKNELQETVEHMSRISGDLQNIILTMRMVPVEQVFNRFPRMIRDLQKDLNKKVNLEIIGAETELDRTVIDEIGDPLNHLLRNSLDHGIESPADRKKAGKPEEGKIELRAFHSGNHVFIEVKDDGAGINKDKVLKKALERGIVNPATADTMSDKQIHELLFAAGFSTAEVVSDISGRGVGLDVVKSKIESLGGSVGVDSVRGQGTTFLIQLPLTLSIISAMLVQVKDEKYAVPLSSIIETAVFKKDQIMMAHRQKVIDFRGRVVPLVSLQDIFQVPNNGETMEDEVAVVIVRKGEKMAGLVVDSFIGQQEIVLKSLGKYLVNVFAISGATILGDGQVALIIDCNSLIK; encoded by the coding sequence ATGGATATGAATCAGTATTTGGACATGTTTATTGAGGAGTCAAAGGAACACCTACAGGCAATCAACGCCAACTTGTTACTCTTGGAAAGTGATCCGGGTAATATTGGCCACGTCAAAGAGATTTTTCGTTCCGCTCATACATTGAAGGGTATGTCCGCAACGATGGGCTTTGAAGACATGGCAAGTTTGACTCACGAAGCGGAAAATGTACTAGACCTAATTCGCAATCAGAAGTTAACGATTACCAGTGATATCATGGACGCTATTTTTCATAGCGTAGATTTGATTGAAGGCATGGTAATCGATATCACAGAAGGCGGAGACGGTTCAGCGGATGTATCCGCTATTGTAAAGAAGCTGCGGGCGATTGTTGCGGGAGACTTTTCAGCCGAGCAGGAAGTAGCAGCTGCTACGATGGAAGTGGAAGCACCAGAAGAGGAAAGTACACCTGCTGAAGATCATGAGCTGGATGATTATGCCATGATGGTCTTGAAGCAGTCTCAGGAGCTCGGTAACAACGTTTTGTGGATCAAAGTGACATTGAATGAAAACTGCGTGCTCAAGGCTGCCCGCTCTTACATGGTTTTTGATCAATTGGAGTCCATGGGTGAAGTGATCAAAACGAAGCCAGCTGTTGAAGATATCGAGAATGAGCGTTTTGAACAATCGTTTGAAATCGCCTATGTGACGGAGCAATCGATTGAAAAAGTACGTTCTACGATTCTTAACATTTCGGAAATCCAAGATGTGACAATCGAAACGATTCAATTGAAGAGTGAAGCACCACCTGCTCCCGTAGTGAAACAAGCACCAGCACCAGCTGAAAAAGGAGCAGCAGAAGCTACTCAAGTACCAGTGAAGAAGCCTGCGGCTGGTGGAAAAACAATTCGTGTCGATATCGAACGCTTGGATATCTTGATGAATCTGTTTAGCGAATTGGTCATTGACCGTGGTCGTCTGGAGCAGTTGGCACGGGAGATTGGAAAGAATGAACTGCAGGAAACTGTGGAGCACATGAGCCGGATTAGTGGCGATTTGCAAAACATCATTCTAACCATGCGCATGGTTCCTGTGGAGCAAGTATTCAATCGTTTCCCACGTATGATTCGTGATCTACAAAAAGATCTGAATAAAAAAGTGAATCTGGAGATTATCGGTGCGGAGACAGAATTGGATCGTACCGTCATCGACGAAATCGGGGACCCACTCAATCACTTGCTGCGTAACTCGCTTGACCACGGAATTGAGTCTCCAGCAGATCGGAAAAAGGCGGGTAAACCAGAGGAAGGAAAAATCGAGCTTCGCGCTTTCCACAGTGGGAATCATGTATTTATTGAAGTAAAAGATGACGGTGCTGGAATCAATAAAGATAAAGTTCTCAAAAAAGCGCTTGAGAGAGGGATTGTCAATCCTGCTACTGCAGATACCATGAGCGACAAGCAAATCCACGAGTTGCTATTTGCAGCAGGCTTTAGTACAGCGGAGGTTGTATCTGATATTTCCGGTCGTGGTGTTGGACTGGATGTTGTTAAGTCCAAAATTGAATCGTTGGGTGGCAGTGTCGGCGTAGATTCTGTGCGCGGTCAGGGCACGACTTTCCTCATTCAATTGCCGCTTACGCTCTCTATCATTTCCGCGATGCTGGTACAAGTGAAAGATGAAAAGTACGCTGTCCCACTTAGCTCCATCATTGAGACGGCGGTATTTAAAAAAGATCAAATCATGATGGCTCACCGCCAAAAAGTAATCGACTTCCGGGGACGTGTAGTTCCGCTCGTTTCGCTGCAGGATATTTTCCAAGTGCCTAATAACGGGGAAACGATGGAAGATGAAGTGGCAGTCGTCATCGTGCGTAAAGGTGAGAAAATGGCAGGCCTTGTCGTTGATTCGTTCATCGGTCAACAAGAGATTGTTCTAAAATCTCTCGGCAAATATCTGGTCAATGTATTTGCCATTTCAGGTGCAACGATCCTGGGAGACGGTCAGGTCGCGCTCATCATAGATTGTAACTCGCTGATTAAGTAG
- a CDS encoding protein-glutamate methylesterase/protein-glutamine glutaminase produces the protein MSKIRVLVTDDSAFMRKVISDILSTDSEIEVIDRAKNGLECIEKCKKLAPDVLTLDIEMPVMNGLDALEKLMNEHPVPIVMLSSLTKEGAEATIHALELGAFDFVTKPSGPISLDIHKVGDRLIERVKAAAASKVRLKKQMPRVAKPVSFESKATPVPPASPVIRTKIPSPPAVIRSQVGGKARLVVLGTSTGGPKALQSVLTAIPANFPAPIAIVQHMPAGFTKSLANRLDSLCQIRVTEVVDGEYLENGTAYIAPGGFHFEVRQVNGRLQAYLHQEEPRGGHRPSVDILFESVSQLTNVDKWAIIMTGMGNDGTKGLKLMKELGRVTSIIEDESSCVVYGMPRAAIQAGLADNVAPLEKIPELLCRLLH, from the coding sequence ATGAGCAAAATCCGCGTTCTCGTCACGGACGATTCTGCATTCATGCGTAAAGTAATTTCGGACATTTTATCTACTGATTCTGAGATTGAAGTGATCGATCGAGCCAAGAATGGACTCGAATGTATTGAAAAATGTAAAAAACTGGCCCCGGATGTTCTCACACTCGACATTGAAATGCCGGTCATGAACGGTTTGGACGCTCTGGAAAAGCTGATGAATGAGCACCCGGTTCCGATCGTCATGTTGAGCAGCCTGACAAAGGAAGGGGCCGAAGCTACGATTCATGCGTTGGAACTAGGTGCGTTCGACTTTGTAACGAAGCCTTCTGGTCCAATTTCTCTCGACATCCACAAAGTGGGCGATCGTCTTATCGAGCGGGTAAAGGCTGCAGCAGCATCGAAAGTACGTTTGAAAAAGCAGATGCCACGCGTAGCCAAACCGGTATCTTTCGAGTCAAAAGCTACACCTGTTCCACCGGCATCTCCAGTAATACGTACGAAAATACCGAGCCCGCCTGCCGTGATACGGTCACAAGTAGGCGGAAAGGCAAGACTGGTGGTTCTAGGTACTTCCACGGGTGGTCCTAAAGCATTGCAGAGTGTACTAACTGCAATTCCGGCGAATTTTCCGGCTCCAATTGCCATCGTTCAGCATATGCCAGCAGGTTTTACAAAATCGTTGGCAAATCGACTAGACTCATTATGCCAAATTCGAGTAACCGAGGTTGTCGATGGAGAGTATTTGGAAAATGGTACAGCGTACATCGCTCCGGGAGGCTTCCATTTCGAAGTTCGTCAAGTGAATGGGAGACTGCAGGCCTATTTACATCAAGAGGAGCCACGAGGTGGACACAGACCGTCTGTCGATATCCTGTTTGAATCAGTCAGTCAATTGACAAATGTAGACAAATGGGCAATCATCATGACAGGCATGGGAAATGATGGGACTAAAGGACTAAAGCTCATGAAGGAGCTTGGCCGTGTTACAAGTATTATCGAAGATGAGTCGAGTTGTGTCGTATATGGAATGCCACGAGCAGCGATTCAAGCAGGCTTGGCAGACAACGTGGCCCCATTAGAAAAGATTCCAGAGCTGTTGTGCAGGCTCTTGCACTGA
- the rpsB gene encoding 30S ribosomal protein S2 produces the protein MAVISMKQLLEAGVHFGHQTRRWNPKMARYIFTERNGIYIIDLQKTVKKVEEAYNFVRDLAQDGGKILFVGTKKQAQESVKEEAERTGHYFINQRWLGGTLTNFTTIKKRTARLAELKRMENDGTFAVLPKKEVIVLRKEMDRLEKFLGGIAHMDKLPDALFVIDPRKERIAVAEARKLGIPIVAIVDTNCDPDEIDYVIPGNDDAIRAVKLLTAKMADALLEGNQGTEQQATTTA, from the coding sequence ATGGCAGTAATTTCGATGAAACAATTGCTCGAGGCTGGTGTACACTTCGGTCACCAAACTCGTCGTTGGAACCCGAAAATGGCTCGCTATATCTTCACCGAACGTAACGGAATCTACATTATCGACCTGCAAAAAACCGTTAAAAAAGTAGAGGAAGCGTACAACTTCGTACGTGATCTCGCTCAAGACGGCGGAAAAATTCTCTTCGTTGGTACGAAGAAACAAGCACAAGAATCCGTTAAAGAAGAAGCAGAACGCACAGGTCACTACTTCATCAACCAACGTTGGTTGGGTGGTACTCTGACAAACTTCACAACCATCAAAAAACGTACAGCTCGCTTGGCTGAGCTGAAGCGTATGGAAAACGATGGTACTTTCGCAGTATTGCCTAAGAAAGAAGTTATCGTTCTGCGCAAAGAAATGGATCGTCTGGAAAAATTCTTGGGCGGTATCGCTCACATGGATAAACTGCCTGACGCTCTGTTTGTCATCGATCCTCGTAAAGAGCGCATCGCTGTAGCAGAAGCTCGTAAATTGGGTATCCCAATCGTTGCGATCGTAGATACTAACTGCGATCCAGATGAAATCGATTATGTGATCCCAGGTAACGATGACGCAATTCGCGCTGTGAAATTGCTCACTGCTAAAATGGCAGACGCTCTCCTGGAAGGAAACCAAGGTACAGAGCAACAAGCAACAACAACTGCGTAA
- a CDS encoding chemotaxis protein CheC: MGDFTKFGDFQFDVLREIGNIGAGHAATALSKLIQKEIDMKVPQVKIISFDEVADCVGGAETVVVTVFLRVEGDCPGNMFFILDLDSAKHLLEQITGIDKDVYEWEELEISALHEIGNILTGSYLSSLADFTKLNLQPSVPALAVDMAGAILSYGLIALGQAGDFALTIDTAFFEGNDQVKGNFFLIPDPESLPILFRSLGVPFDGDY, translated from the coding sequence ATGGGCGATTTTACGAAGTTTGGGGATTTCCAATTTGACGTTTTACGGGAAATCGGGAACATCGGTGCTGGTCACGCTGCCACGGCTCTCTCCAAGCTCATACAAAAAGAAATCGATATGAAAGTTCCACAAGTCAAGATCATCTCCTTCGACGAAGTGGCAGATTGTGTAGGAGGAGCGGAAACTGTAGTAGTGACCGTCTTCCTCCGGGTTGAAGGCGATTGTCCAGGTAACATGTTTTTCATCCTTGATTTGGATTCTGCCAAGCACTTGCTCGAACAAATTACAGGAATTGATAAAGATGTGTACGAGTGGGAAGAGCTGGAGATCTCGGCGCTGCATGAGATTGGCAACATCTTAACAGGTTCTTATTTATCATCGTTAGCTGATTTTACAAAATTAAATTTACAGCCGTCTGTACCTGCACTCGCTGTGGATATGGCTGGAGCTATTCTAAGTTACGGATTAATAGCGTTGGGTCAAGCGGGTGACTTTGCCCTCACGATTGACACCGCTTTTTTCGAAGGCAATGATCAAGTAAAAGGGAACTTTTTCTTAATTCCTGATCCTGAATCGCTCCCAATACTATTTCGTTCATTAGGGGTTCCGTTCGATGGAGATTATTAA
- the pyrH gene encoding UMP kinase has product MPLPAYKRVVLKLSGEALAGDLGYGIDPKVIFSVANQIKEIVELGVQVAVVVGGGNIWRGLSGSSKGMDRATADYMGMLATIMNSLALQDGLEKVNVPTRVQTSIEMRQVAEPYIRRRAIRHLEKMRVVIFAAGTGNPYFSTDTTAALRAAEIEAEVILMAKNKVDGVYTADPSLDPDAKKYDQLTFLEVLNKGLGVMDSTASSLCMDNSIPLIVFNISEEGNIRRAVMGDKIGTLVKGE; this is encoded by the coding sequence ATGCCACTTCCTGCCTATAAACGGGTTGTGTTAAAGTTGAGTGGGGAAGCTTTGGCGGGGGACTTAGGGTATGGGATTGACCCAAAGGTAATTTTCTCCGTCGCTAACCAAATCAAGGAAATCGTAGAATTGGGTGTACAAGTCGCAGTAGTCGTCGGAGGAGGTAACATCTGGCGCGGACTTTCCGGTAGCTCTAAAGGAATGGATCGGGCAACAGCCGATTACATGGGGATGCTGGCCACAATTATGAACTCACTCGCCTTGCAGGATGGGTTAGAAAAAGTGAACGTCCCGACTCGTGTTCAAACCTCGATTGAGATGAGGCAGGTAGCAGAACCATACATACGCCGTCGTGCCATTCGTCATTTGGAAAAAATGCGCGTGGTCATCTTCGCTGCCGGTACTGGTAACCCTTACTTTTCAACGGATACGACTGCTGCTCTGCGTGCAGCTGAGATTGAAGCGGAAGTAATCCTGATGGCGAAAAACAAGGTTGACGGTGTGTACACTGCAGACCCAAGTCTTGACCCAGATGCGAAGAAGTACGACCAGTTGACATTCCTGGAAGTGCTGAATAAAGGTTTGGGTGTCATGGATTCAACAGCGTCCAGCCTGTGCATGGATAACAGTATTCCGTTGATCGTCTTTAACATTTCTGAAGAAGGCAATATTCGTCGGGCAGTAATGGGCGACAAAATCGGCACTCTAGTGAAAGGGGAATAA
- a CDS encoding DNA polymerase III subunit gamma/tau, whose translation MSEVLPMRKQELLFGFGAGLIVATSIIGLLAPKQTAQAPALTVDQMKVAAQELEMVVLTAEEYKQWQEEKKVNVQPAPSVPKAPVSPKVGQTVAPVSKQPQTPTVQPTTPAASAEQKVIPPTNPGSKDVQPTSTVPNTQTPTSPNTVAPKAPTVEAPVVDKKVSFTVPYKATAEDVAQILVKEGVLPAENQFVAQLRASDKLNRIRVGTYEVSTASKEADIVKLITTPPKK comes from the coding sequence ATGAGCGAGGTCTTGCCGATGCGTAAACAAGAGCTATTATTTGGATTTGGAGCAGGACTGATTGTGGCTACCTCCATTATCGGACTGTTAGCGCCCAAGCAGACTGCGCAAGCACCAGCCTTGACAGTAGATCAAATGAAAGTAGCTGCACAAGAACTGGAAATGGTCGTACTTACAGCAGAAGAATACAAGCAGTGGCAGGAAGAAAAAAAAGTGAATGTACAGCCAGCTCCTAGCGTGCCTAAGGCGCCAGTTTCGCCAAAGGTAGGTCAAACAGTGGCGCCTGTGTCAAAGCAACCGCAGACGCCAACTGTACAGCCTACGACACCTGCAGCTTCAGCGGAACAAAAGGTGATACCGCCAACAAATCCAGGGAGTAAGGACGTTCAGCCTACTTCAACCGTACCGAATACGCAGACACCAACGTCACCCAATACGGTGGCACCTAAAGCTCCGACAGTGGAAGCACCTGTAGTAGATAAGAAGGTATCTTTCACTGTTCCTTACAAAGCAACTGCAGAGGATGTAGCGCAGATTCTCGTAAAGGAAGGAGTCCTTCCTGCCGAGAATCAATTTGTGGCCCAGCTACGTGCGAGCGACAAGCTAAATCGTATTCGAGTCGGTACCTATGAAGTGTCGACTGCGTCTAAGGAAGCAGACATCGTCAAATTGATAACAACGCCGCCTAAAAAATAG
- a CDS encoding chemotaxis protein CheW produces MLDQKEVISEVKVIVFRLKDEEYGVEVHQVKSIEKLEHITRVPRTPSFVKGVINLRGVVTPIIDLRNRFSLEESVYSEATRIIIVAVGELEVGLIVDAANDVIDIPVDAIEPPPEVVGGVEAAYLRGVAKLDKRLLILLNLDKVLSTEEIKQLDAIEG; encoded by the coding sequence ATGCTCGATCAAAAAGAAGTCATTAGCGAAGTCAAAGTGATTGTCTTTCGATTGAAGGACGAAGAGTATGGCGTAGAGGTTCATCAAGTCAAATCCATTGAAAAGCTGGAGCACATCACAAGAGTTCCACGAACGCCTAGTTTCGTCAAAGGGGTAATTAATCTGCGTGGCGTTGTGACACCGATTATTGACCTGCGCAATCGTTTCAGTCTCGAAGAAAGCGTCTATTCCGAAGCGACTCGAATCATTATCGTGGCCGTAGGTGAATTGGAAGTGGGCCTCATTGTAGATGCTGCTAACGATGTTATCGATATACCAGTTGATGCGATTGAACCGCCTCCAGAGGTTGTTGGAGGAGTGGAAGCTGCTTATTTGCGAGGCGTCGCCAAGCTGGATAAACGACTGCTAATCCTCTTAAACCTCGATAAAGTATTGAGCACTGAGGAAATCAAGCAGTTGGACGCAATTGAGGGGTAA
- a CDS encoding DUF342 domain-containing protein, which yields MMEGIGKYKLEVRISADKLEAELLLRMDEQDIDEIVVLETDVYKALQASNVKYGILDDVVRDLCTLPAKYANARVKVAQGIAPEAGTDGTIEYPYLATINEGEGPKELEDGRVDFYNVTTIPNVAKGQLLARKISASQGQPGTAVTGEPIAPKAGKEINMKPGKNVVLNQERTMLYAAIDGQVSFTEQAKMNVFPVFEVNGDVDFGVGNIDFVGTVVIRGNVLNGFRVKSSGDIRVLGSVEGAELYAEGSIEIKSGIVAQDKGCIVAGKDVRTSFIQNANVTAGNQVIVSQSILFSTIRAGKQIICKGSKGFIIGGVLQAGEKISARVFGNSSATPTILEVGVKPELRQELANIQKELQNVYENLRKTDQGLGVMNQILQVSKELPADKRLMQIKLTNTRLVLEKESKELEARRNDIELELKGEGPAAIEAYHVMYPGIKMTFGKLVHFIKHEYARTRFIVLDGEISTATLI from the coding sequence ATGATGGAAGGGATCGGGAAATATAAATTAGAAGTAAGAATTTCAGCTGATAAATTGGAGGCCGAACTACTTCTACGCATGGACGAACAAGATATCGACGAAATTGTCGTCTTGGAAACAGATGTATACAAAGCATTACAAGCAAGCAATGTGAAGTATGGAATTCTCGATGATGTAGTTCGGGACTTGTGCACCTTACCCGCGAAGTATGCGAACGCGAGAGTAAAGGTTGCTCAAGGGATTGCACCAGAGGCCGGAACCGATGGGACGATCGAGTACCCCTATTTGGCAACTATTAATGAAGGGGAAGGTCCAAAAGAGCTAGAGGATGGCCGAGTTGATTTTTATAATGTGACGACAATCCCTAATGTAGCAAAAGGACAACTCTTGGCTCGTAAAATATCAGCAAGCCAGGGACAACCAGGTACAGCAGTTACCGGAGAGCCCATCGCTCCCAAAGCCGGCAAGGAAATAAACATGAAGCCTGGGAAAAATGTTGTGCTCAATCAAGAGCGGACGATGCTTTACGCCGCTATTGACGGACAAGTCTCCTTTACGGAACAGGCAAAAATGAACGTATTTCCCGTATTTGAAGTAAACGGGGATGTTGATTTTGGTGTTGGCAATATTGATTTTGTGGGAACGGTGGTCATTCGCGGGAACGTATTGAATGGCTTTCGCGTAAAGTCATCAGGAGATATACGCGTACTTGGCAGTGTAGAAGGGGCCGAGTTGTACGCGGAAGGCTCCATTGAGATCAAAAGCGGGATTGTTGCCCAGGACAAAGGCTGCATTGTTGCGGGGAAAGATGTCCGGACATCCTTTATCCAAAACGCTAATGTGACGGCTGGCAATCAAGTGATTGTTTCACAAAGCATCTTGTTCTCAACCATACGAGCCGGAAAGCAAATCATTTGCAAAGGGTCAAAAGGCTTCATTATAGGCGGTGTGCTGCAGGCTGGGGAAAAGATTTCTGCACGAGTATTTGGGAACAGCAGCGCCACTCCTACGATACTCGAAGTAGGAGTAAAACCGGAATTAAGACAAGAGTTGGCAAACATTCAAAAAGAACTACAAAATGTGTATGAAAATTTACGCAAAACAGATCAAGGTCTTGGCGTTATGAATCAGATCCTCCAAGTCAGCAAAGAACTTCCAGCAGACAAGCGTCTCATGCAAATCAAGCTAACCAATACTCGTTTGGTTCTGGAAAAAGAAAGCAAGGAATTGGAAGCACGCAGAAATGATATTGAACTCGAGCTGAAAGGGGAAGGCCCAGCAGCTATTGAGGCATATCATGTGATGTATCCAGGAATCAAAATGACGTTTGGAAAACTGGTGCACTTTATCAAGCACGAGTATGCGAGAACGCGATTTATTGTGCTGGATGGTGAAATTAGCACAGCAACTCTTATCTAA
- a CDS encoding chemotaxis protein CheD: MEIIKIGMADLGVAKPPSKLRTTGLGSCVGVVLYDHIHKIAGMAHVMLPESSLAKSGELTIGKYADTAIPHLIQLMVKAGAETRHTVAKLAGGAQMFAFLGNNDTMRIGPRNVEACKLALKDAHIKIVAEDTGGNCGRTIELDATTGILQIRTVNQGVKEV; encoded by the coding sequence ATGGAGATTATTAAGATAGGGATGGCTGATCTTGGTGTGGCAAAGCCGCCGAGTAAGCTGCGTACTACAGGTTTAGGTTCTTGCGTTGGCGTAGTGCTCTATGATCATATCCATAAAATTGCAGGTATGGCACATGTTATGCTCCCTGAATCGTCTTTGGCTAAAAGCGGGGAGTTAACGATAGGCAAATATGCGGATACGGCAATCCCCCACCTGATCCAGTTGATGGTGAAGGCTGGTGCGGAGACCAGGCACACTGTTGCGAAATTGGCCGGTGGAGCACAAATGTTCGCGTTTCTAGGGAATAATGACACCATGCGGATTGGGCCTCGGAATGTAGAGGCGTGCAAACTTGCATTGAAGGATGCTCATATAAAGATCGTGGCAGAAGATACAGGGGGAAACTGCGGTCGGACAATAGAGTTAGATGCCACAACCGGCATTCTTCAAATCAGGACCGTAAATCAAGGTGTGAAGGAAGTATAA
- a CDS encoding FliA/WhiG family RNA polymerase sigma factor → MARLTSQEKAKEFDKWVMWKQEGSREAEVDLVTRFLPLVDKVANRLAINLPANVDKDDLISYGRFGLLDALAKFDHTRGLQFETYAMWRIRGAMIDGLRENDWIPRTVRDKAKKIEEAYTNLEQQMLRMPTDQEVSDYLGISKKELQQVFLETSLASMVSIDEAVGDEDEQKTARHSYIIDELTPRPENVAEVSSLKEVLVTVIDKLPEKERLVVSLFYFEEMTLSEIAEIMSLSPSRISQLHSKALFRLRSALSRWKSQLL, encoded by the coding sequence GTGGCACGGCTAACCAGTCAAGAAAAAGCAAAAGAGTTCGATAAATGGGTCATGTGGAAGCAAGAGGGAAGTCGCGAGGCGGAGGTTGACTTGGTCACGCGGTTTTTGCCACTGGTAGATAAGGTGGCAAATCGGTTGGCGATTAATCTGCCAGCAAATGTGGACAAGGATGACTTGATTAGTTATGGGCGCTTTGGACTATTGGACGCTTTGGCTAAATTCGATCATACACGGGGTCTCCAATTTGAGACGTACGCTATGTGGCGGATTCGTGGTGCGATGATCGATGGACTACGCGAGAACGACTGGATCCCTCGTACTGTTCGAGACAAGGCCAAAAAAATCGAAGAAGCATACACCAACTTGGAACAGCAAATGCTGCGAATGCCAACCGATCAAGAAGTGTCTGATTATCTGGGAATAAGCAAAAAGGAGCTTCAACAGGTTTTCTTGGAAACCTCCCTTGCCAGCATGGTTTCTATCGATGAGGCAGTAGGGGATGAAGACGAACAAAAAACAGCAAGACATTCGTATATCATCGACGAGCTCACACCTCGCCCTGAAAATGTGGCGGAAGTATCCAGCTTAAAAGAGGTTCTAGTAACTGTCATCGACAAATTGCCTGAAAAGGAACGACTGGTTGTCTCCTTGTTTTATTTTGAAGAAATGACCTTATCAGAAATTGCGGAAATCATGAGCTTGTCACCTTCAAGAATATCCCAGTTGCACTCCAAAGCTCTTTTCCGACTGCGTTCTGCGTTGTCCAGATGGAAATCGCAATTGCTGTAA
- a CDS encoding DUF6115 domain-containing protein, with translation MDNMDVVYPILIGAGMISMLLAFIIKKKQPVDSFSSLPTQRTTDKDELEKSVQRLQKQVKQETNLLAAEWQEMRADLLEDIDSLRKRLDNMEEQWEKSASQKQEAPKDTNRIEPAPKVQEADMLVLRERYRRAFELSKEGLSRDEIAKRLGAGRGEIDLIFSLADRHERGLADA, from the coding sequence GTGGACAACATGGACGTAGTGTATCCCATCCTGATTGGAGCAGGAATGATCAGCATGCTTCTTGCTTTTATCATTAAAAAGAAGCAGCCTGTTGACTCCTTTTCCTCATTACCGACACAACGCACGACGGACAAGGACGAGCTCGAAAAGAGCGTGCAGCGTCTTCAGAAACAGGTCAAGCAAGAAACCAATCTTCTTGCTGCTGAATGGCAAGAAATGAGAGCGGACCTTCTCGAGGATATCGATAGTTTGCGCAAGCGATTAGACAATATGGAAGAACAATGGGAAAAGAGTGCAAGTCAAAAGCAAGAAGCTCCAAAGGATACGAATAGGATAGAACCAGCGCCTAAAGTCCAAGAGGCGGATATGCTCGTACTGCGAGAACGGTATCGCCGTGCCTTTGAGCTGAGTAAAGAAGGTTTGTCTCGGGATGAGATCGCAAAACGACTCGGTGCCGGCAGAGGGGAAATCGATTTGATCTTTTCCTTGGCTGATAGGCATGAGCGAGGTCTTGCCGATGCGTAA
- the tsf gene encoding translation elongation factor Ts, which translates to MAISAQAVKELRERTGAGMMDCKRALEETAGDMEKAIDLLRERGVAKAAKKSGRIAAEGLTATAVAGNVAAVVEVNCETDFVGKNPEFQALVKDIAEHVVSQRPASVEEALEQPFKGAGETLAHVINEKIATIGENISFRRFALSEKTDNGVFGAYLHMGGRIGVLVTLEGTQDETMARDLGMHAAASNPRFANREEVSADEIEREREVLKNQALAEGKPANIVEKMVEGRLSKFFEEYVLVEQPFVKDTDKKVAVLLKEAGATLKGFARFQVGEGIEKKQEDFAAEVMAQVNKQ; encoded by the coding sequence ATGGCAATTAGTGCACAAGCGGTTAAAGAACTGCGCGAACGTACAGGCGCAGGTATGATGGATTGTAAACGCGCGCTGGAAGAAACAGCAGGCGACATGGAAAAAGCAATTGACTTGCTCCGTGAGCGCGGCGTAGCGAAAGCAGCGAAAAAATCCGGTCGTATTGCAGCTGAAGGTTTGACTGCGACAGCGGTAGCTGGAAACGTTGCAGCAGTTGTAGAAGTAAACTGCGAAACTGACTTCGTTGGTAAAAACCCTGAGTTCCAAGCACTCGTAAAAGACATCGCTGAGCACGTTGTATCCCAACGCCCTGCATCTGTTGAAGAAGCTCTGGAGCAACCTTTCAAAGGTGCTGGTGAGACTTTGGCTCATGTAATCAACGAGAAAATCGCGACTATCGGAGAAAACATCTCCTTCCGTCGTTTCGCACTCTCCGAGAAAACAGACAACGGCGTTTTCGGTGCTTACCTGCACATGGGTGGTCGTATCGGCGTTCTGGTTACTTTGGAAGGTACACAAGACGAAACAATGGCTCGCGACCTGGGCATGCACGCAGCAGCGTCTAACCCACGTTTTGCTAACCGTGAAGAAGTTTCCGCTGATGAGATCGAGCGTGAGCGTGAAGTTCTGAAAAACCAAGCACTGGCTGAAGGCAAACCTGCTAACATCGTTGAGAAAATGGTAGAAGGCCGCCTCTCCAAATTCTTCGAAGAATACGTACTGGTTGAGCAACCATTCGTAAAAGATACTGACAAGAAAGTAGCTGTTCTGTTGAAAGAAGCGGGCGCTACCTTGAAAGGATTCGCTCGCTTCCAAGTAGGCGAAGGTATCGAGAAGAAACAAGAAGACTTCGCAGCTGAAGTAATGGCTCAAGTTAATAAGCAATAA